In a single window of the Candidatus Methylomirabilota bacterium genome:
- a CDS encoding DNA methyltransferase produces the protein MPKECKRLAEVDFPIAEVSKHSAREKSIRHGHPSTLHLWWARRPLAACRAMLLGLLWPDPCDPLCPEQFKEKARALLSSVQGKVGPTDQELRKALLKFIGDFANWDLSANRNYLEVSRSLVKAAHGEEPSLVVDPFAGGGSIPLEALRLGCEAFASDLNPVACLILKVMLEDIPRHGPQLAEELRRVGREIKTQAEKELAEFYPKDPDGATPIAYLWARTVMCESPNCGAEIPLVRSFWLCKKANRRRALRYTVIRSHKGTPHVEFEVFEPAKESDVPHETVTRARATCLCCGSVLPPERVRAQLAEQRGGADAVFDAKGRRIGGALMTAVVTLQPGIQGRNYRLPTERNYHAVWKAHKELKAILDDWERNGKKGLSPVPDEPLDIRGIRHTWVMTYGVERWGDLFTARQKVALLRLIKGLQAREPSVADALIALHIGKGADGNSSLSRWMAGYENPVNCFSRQAIPMVWDFCESTPESQSRGVFLSGIEDAVHVVETMRVSAPGQIQQGDATESPLPDHSAGAWFTDPPYYDAIAYAYLSDFFFVWLKRSLAGRGILRDPNAERNLLSPKDPEIVVDRPHRLSNSTKDAVSYESGMARAFAEGRRVVAADGVGSVVFAHKTTEGWEALLSGIIRGGWTITGSWPVATEMGSRLNARDTASLATSVHLVCRPRPDDAPVGDWADVLHELPKRVGNWMERLQPEGIRGADLVFACIGPALEIFSRYSRVETADGREVKLAEYLEKVWEVVARTALRQILGTDSPADFGEDARLTALFLWTLRTTNGSNGNGNDEYIDYDKEEDNAISDEDVDEDIAVTRRAPKGYALPFDIVRRIAQPLGIRLDRWNRRLLEIDKGMVRLLPLSRRADFLVEPGVAHDLMLVDSYQRMKSTKQLLLFEEPLKAERHAEAETARGRVERETWSQLHLDSISTLDHVHKAMLLQKQGHTNALRELLFYEKHYRPEFVRLANALSALYPKGSEEERLLDAMLLAVPR, from the coding sequence ATCCCCAAGGAGTGCAAGCGGCTGGCGGAGGTGGACTTTCCGATTGCCGAGGTCTCGAAGCACTCGGCTCGGGAGAAGTCGATCCGGCACGGGCATCCGAGCACGCTGCACCTATGGTGGGCGCGGCGGCCGCTGGCCGCCTGCCGCGCGATGCTGCTGGGGCTGCTCTGGCCGGATCCCTGCGATCCACTCTGCCCGGAGCAGTTCAAGGAGAAAGCGCGAGCGCTCCTGTCAAGCGTTCAGGGGAAGGTCGGCCCCACGGACCAGGAACTACGCAAAGCACTGTTGAAATTTATCGGCGACTTCGCCAACTGGGACCTATCGGCCAACCGCAACTACTTGGAAGTCAGCCGCTCGTTGGTTAAAGCAGCCCACGGCGAAGAGCCCTCGCTGGTCGTCGACCCATTCGCCGGAGGCGGGTCAATTCCATTGGAGGCGTTACGGCTGGGCTGCGAGGCGTTTGCGTCGGACCTCAATCCTGTGGCCTGCCTCATCCTCAAAGTCATGCTGGAAGATATTCCTCGCCATGGCCCGCAACTTGCGGAAGAGCTGCGTCGTGTCGGCCGGGAGATCAAGACGCAGGCAGAGAAGGAGTTGGCTGAGTTCTACCCTAAGGACCCGGACGGAGCAACGCCAATCGCCTACCTCTGGGCGCGCACAGTGATGTGCGAGTCGCCGAATTGCGGCGCGGAGATCCCGCTGGTGCGATCATTCTGGCTCTGCAAGAAGGCGAATCGAAGGCGGGCGCTCCGGTATACGGTGATCCGTTCCCACAAGGGCACTCCACATGTTGAGTTCGAGGTGTTCGAGCCCGCGAAGGAATCCGACGTCCCGCATGAAACGGTTACGCGGGCGAGGGCGACCTGCCTTTGCTGTGGGAGTGTGCTTCCGCCTGAGCGAGTCCGGGCGCAACTCGCTGAACAACGCGGCGGAGCGGATGCCGTCTTTGACGCCAAGGGCCGCCGGATCGGTGGTGCACTCATGACGGCGGTCGTGACCCTGCAGCCAGGCATACAGGGGCGTAACTACCGATTGCCAACGGAACGCAACTACCATGCCGTCTGGAAGGCACACAAGGAACTCAAGGCGATTCTCGATGACTGGGAACGCAACGGCAAGAAAGGACTATCCCCCGTTCCAGATGAGCCGTTGGATATACGGGGCATTCGTCATACGTGGGTCATGACCTACGGAGTGGAGCGCTGGGGCGACCTGTTCACAGCACGGCAGAAAGTGGCGCTCTTGCGCCTGATCAAAGGATTGCAGGCTCGAGAACCATCTGTCGCCGATGCTTTGATCGCGCTGCACATTGGGAAGGGAGCAGACGGCAATTCGTCGCTCTCCCGCTGGATGGCGGGTTACGAGAATCCGGTGAACTGCTTTTCGCGCCAGGCGATTCCGATGGTTTGGGATTTCTGCGAATCCACCCCGGAGAGCCAATCGCGCGGAGTTTTCCTATCCGGTATCGAGGATGCTGTCCACGTTGTCGAGACCATGCGGGTGAGCGCGCCTGGGCAGATACAGCAAGGTGATGCTACAGAATCGCCGCTTCCGGATCACTCCGCCGGTGCTTGGTTCACGGACCCACCTTACTATGACGCGATCGCCTACGCCTACCTTTCAGATTTCTTTTTCGTATGGTTGAAACGCTCGCTTGCAGGTCGTGGGATCCTGCGAGATCCTAATGCCGAGCGGAATCTTTTGTCGCCAAAAGATCCCGAAATCGTTGTGGACCGCCCGCACCGTCTGAGCAACTCTACGAAAGATGCGGTGTCCTATGAGTCTGGAATGGCGCGTGCTTTCGCTGAGGGCCGTCGGGTTGTAGCAGCCGACGGAGTTGGTTCGGTTGTATTTGCGCACAAGACTACCGAAGGATGGGAAGCGCTGCTCTCAGGCATTATTCGCGGCGGGTGGACCATCACTGGGTCGTGGCCCGTGGCAACGGAGATGGGCTCAAGACTAAATGCGCGCGACACCGCCTCACTTGCCACGAGCGTCCACCTCGTCTGCCGTCCGCGGCCCGACGATGCGCCGGTAGGCGACTGGGCCGACGTACTGCATGAACTTCCGAAACGCGTCGGCAACTGGATGGAGCGCCTCCAGCCCGAAGGTATTCGCGGCGCAGACCTTGTCTTCGCCTGCATCGGCCCGGCGCTGGAGATCTTCAGCCGGTACAGCCGTGTCGAGACCGCCGACGGGCGCGAGGTCAAGCTCGCCGAGTACCTGGAGAAGGTCTGGGAAGTCGTTGCTCGGACAGCCCTCAGGCAGATATTGGGAACCGACTCTCCGGCTGACTTCGGCGAAGATGCACGGCTGACCGCATTGTTTCTCTGGACGCTGCGGACAACCAATGGCTCAAACGGCAATGGCAACGATGAGTACATTGACTATGATAAGGAAGAGGACAATGCAATCTCCGACGAGGACGTTGACGAAGATATTGCGGTAACACGACGTGCTCCGAAAGGCTACGCGCTCCCGTTCGACATCGTTCGCCGAATTGCGCAGCCCCTGGGTATCCGACTCGATCGTTGGAACCGCCGGCTACTTGAGATTGACAAGGGAATGGTTCGACTGTTGCCACTTTCTCGCCGCGCGGACTTTCTGGTCGAGCCAGGTGTCGCGCACGATCTGATGCTCGTGGACTCATATCAGCGCATGAAGTCGACAAAACAACTGCTTCTTTTCGAGGAACCCCTAAAGGCCGAACGTCATGCGGAGGCCGAGACAGCGCGTGGGAGGGTGGAACGGGAGACATGGTCTCAGCTTCACCTCGACTCGATTAGCACGCTGGATCATGTACACAAAGCTATGCTCCTACAGAAGCAGGGGCATACAAACGCACTGAGAGAGCTTCTCTTCTACGAGAAACATTATCGCCCTGAGTTTGTCCGCCTCGCTAACGCGCTCTCTGCCCTGTACCCGAAGGGCAGCGAGGAGGAGCGTCTCCTCGATGCGATGCTCCTGGCGGTTCCGCGATAA
- a CDS encoding four helix bundle protein — protein MRCSWRFRDKEQGKSKKVKGKNGAKRPRDIKERTFRFALEILRLCKELDERPDVGRTLGKQLLRSGTSIGANAEEAQAGQSKADFVSKYAIALKEARETLYWLRLLKESGSLRDGSIDMVIQEADELSRIIGSIIVKAKQGSDDT, from the coding sequence ATGCGATGCTCCTGGCGGTTCCGCGATAAAGAACAAGGCAAAAGTAAAAAGGTAAAAGGCAAAAATGGAGCGAAAAGGCCGCGAGACATAAAGGAAAGAACGTTCAGATTTGCCCTGGAGATTTTACGTTTGTGCAAAGAACTGGACGAGAGACCGGACGTAGGAAGAACTTTGGGTAAGCAGTTGTTAAGATCAGGAACGTCCATCGGAGCAAATGCCGAGGAGGCGCAGGCGGGACAGAGCAAAGCGGACTTCGTGAGCAAATATGCCATTGCGTTGAAGGAGGCCAGGGAGACGCTCTACTGGCTCCGCTTACTCAAGGAGTCCGGCTCGTTGCGGGACGGCTCGATTGACATGGTCATACAGGAAGCAGACGAACTCTCCCGCATCATCGGTTCGATCATCGTGAAGGCAAAGCAAGGCTCCGATGACACGTAG
- a CDS encoding AAA family ATPase yields the protein MEPWYRVATPRKEVREGRSFNPDEFAIALEQVVAKTAPEDYRDPRQFFARTCFTRALREHAGMVLRRLSGRTDNTAPVLTLITQFGGGKTHTLTALYHLGTSGEKASGYSGVSDLLRDADLSSVPEARVGVFVGNAWDPQDGRETPWIDIARQLADDKGVEALGQAAKTTPPGTESIARVFQAANAPILLLFDEVLNFLNRHRSMADSFHAFIQNLTVATTGTTHGAAVISLPRSQVEMTDWDMQWQDKITKVVRRVAKDLIANDETEISEVVRRRLFEDLGGERARKNVAKAFADWCFERRAQLPPEWTATTEAKAREYLRGRFEACYPFHPAALSVFQRKWQALSQYQQTRGTLAMLAQWIAIASQKSFREARTEPLITLGSAPLFDPGFRSVILGQLGESRLVAAIDADIAGEQAHAKALDADTKGPLGDIHRRVGTAILFESSGGQSDKVAHLPELRFALGGPEVDTTSVDNAAFALEDKSYFIRKVGSDGFKIGHEPTMRKVVNDRRASLDEETEITPAIRKIIDDEFRREASIPVVAFPRDGAEIPDTPRLTLVVSEPEAEWTGSGSFRAQIAEWTKQRGTSPRLYPGSLVWCIKKPGRDLRDKVELWLAWKRVAREVADGTLGGDFDRMDRAEIQSKVTAAEETAREEVWGDYRFTVILDPRESDGLRSFDLGAGHSSSGTTLCGRVITTLVSEAVLNVETPGAGYLDRNWPPALKESGAWPLAGLRQSFLNGSLTRLLDPDTILRAKIIEFVGKGDFGLASAQKSDGTYERIWFQEPLGADEVVFESGVFLLTKTRAQALKAGVQEAVPRPEPQPAPPVQPLAPSSELRLDPEPTPRVQTKTIRLVGAVPPEMWNRLGTKILPKLRSGSDLRVGVEFSVTVNSDVAGNLTSDLRQILDDLGLAGTVQIRDS from the coding sequence ATGGAACCTTGGTACAGGGTGGCCACACCACGAAAGGAGGTCCGGGAGGGACGGTCCTTCAACCCGGACGAGTTCGCCATCGCCCTCGAACAGGTCGTGGCGAAGACGGCGCCGGAGGACTACCGCGACCCGAGACAGTTCTTCGCCCGCACCTGCTTCACCAGGGCACTTAGAGAGCATGCCGGCATGGTCCTCCGACGGCTCTCGGGCAGAACCGACAATACCGCGCCGGTGCTGACCCTGATCACCCAGTTCGGCGGCGGCAAGACGCACACCTTAACGGCCCTGTATCACCTCGGCACGAGCGGCGAGAAGGCGTCCGGCTACTCGGGGGTCTCCGATCTGCTGCGGGACGCCGACCTCTCATCGGTCCCCGAGGCGCGAGTGGGCGTGTTCGTAGGAAACGCCTGGGATCCACAGGATGGTCGAGAGACGCCGTGGATCGATATCGCCCGACAGCTTGCGGACGATAAGGGGGTCGAAGCGCTGGGGCAGGCCGCAAAGACCACCCCGCCGGGGACGGAGTCAATCGCCCGTGTCTTCCAGGCAGCCAACGCGCCGATCCTCCTTCTGTTCGACGAGGTGCTCAACTTCCTCAACCGACATCGCAGCATGGCGGACTCATTTCACGCCTTCATCCAGAATCTGACGGTCGCTACGACAGGGACGACCCACGGTGCGGCGGTCATCAGCCTTCCGCGCAGCCAGGTCGAGATGACCGATTGGGACATGCAGTGGCAGGACAAGATCACCAAGGTCGTCCGGCGCGTTGCCAAGGACCTCATCGCCAACGATGAGACGGAGATCAGCGAGGTGGTTCGGCGGCGGCTCTTCGAGGATCTGGGCGGCGAACGCGCCAGAAAGAATGTGGCCAAGGCCTTCGCCGACTGGTGCTTCGAACGGAGGGCGCAGCTCCCGCCGGAATGGACGGCTACCACAGAGGCCAAGGCCCGAGAGTATCTCCGCGGGCGATTCGAGGCCTGCTATCCCTTTCATCCGGCCGCCCTCTCCGTCTTCCAGCGGAAGTGGCAGGCGCTGTCGCAGTACCAGCAGACACGCGGCACCCTGGCGATGCTCGCCCAGTGGATCGCCATCGCGTCTCAGAAGAGCTTCCGAGAGGCTCGTACGGAACCCCTCATCACGCTCGGCTCGGCGCCGCTCTTCGATCCCGGCTTTCGCAGTGTCATCCTCGGTCAGTTGGGCGAGTCGCGCCTGGTTGCCGCCATCGATGCGGATATTGCCGGCGAGCAGGCCCACGCGAAGGCGCTGGACGCCGACACGAAGGGTCCGCTCGGCGACATCCACCGCCGGGTGGGAACGGCGATCCTCTTCGAGTCCTCAGGCGGGCAGTCCGACAAGGTCGCGCACCTGCCGGAACTGCGGTTTGCCCTCGGGGGGCCGGAGGTGGACACCACCTCGGTGGACAACGCCGCCTTTGCCCTGGAAGATAAGTCCTACTTCATTCGGAAGGTGGGCTCCGATGGGTTCAAGATCGGCCACGAACCGACGATGAGGAAGGTCGTCAACGACCGTCGGGCATCTTTGGATGAAGAGACCGAAATCACGCCTGCGATTCGCAAGATCATAGACGATGAGTTCCGGCGGGAAGCGAGCATTCCGGTCGTAGCGTTTCCCCGCGACGGCGCGGAGATCCCGGACACGCCAAGGTTGACGCTTGTGGTCTCCGAACCGGAGGCCGAATGGACGGGCAGCGGTTCGTTTCGAGCGCAGATCGCGGAGTGGACCAAACAACGCGGTACATCCCCACGACTCTACCCGGGGTCGCTTGTCTGGTGCATCAAGAAGCCGGGCCGGGACCTACGGGACAAGGTCGAGCTGTGGCTCGCCTGGAAACGTGTGGCTCGGGAAGTTGCGGATGGGACGCTCGGGGGCGACTTCGATCGAATGGATCGCGCCGAAATCCAATCGAAGGTTACAGCCGCTGAAGAGACCGCCAGGGAGGAGGTCTGGGGCGATTACCGGTTTACCGTTATTCTCGACCCACGGGAATCAGATGGATTGAGGAGCTTTGATCTGGGAGCGGGCCATTCGAGTAGCGGTACTACTCTGTGCGGCCGCGTGATTACAACGTTGGTTTCGGAAGCTGTTCTCAACGTGGAGACCCCAGGGGCAGGATACCTGGACCGGAACTGGCCGCCTGCGTTGAAAGAGTCCGGGGCCTGGCCGCTTGCTGGCCTTCGACAAAGCTTTCTGAACGGCTCGCTCACGCGGCTGCTCGATCCCGATACAATCCTTCGCGCCAAGATTATCGAATTCGTCGGAAAAGGCGACTTCGGACTCGCCTCGGCCCAGAAGTCCGACGGTACCTACGAACGAATCTGGTTCCAAGAGCCCCTTGGGGCCGATGAGGTCGTCTTCGAATCGGGCGTCTTCCTGCTGACCAAGACCAGGGCCCAGGCGCTCAAGGCGGGTGTTCAAGAGGCCGTTCCGCGACCGGAACCGCAACCCGCTCCTCCGGTACAGCCGTTGGCGCCTAGTTCTGAACTCAGGCTAGACCCTGAGCCCACCCCACGGGTTCAGACGAAGACCATTCGCCTCGTCGGCGCTGTCCCCCCAGAAATGTGGAACCGGCTAGGGACGAAGATCCTGCCGAAGCTCAGGTCGGGCTCTGACCTTCGGGTCGGCGTCGAGTTCTCCGTGACCGTGAATAGCGACGTTGCCGGGAACCTGACCTCGGATCTCCGGCAGATCCTGGATGATCTGGGGCTGGCGGGTACGGTGCAGATCCGAGATTCTTGA
- a CDS encoding DUF1016 domain-containing protein: MTKPDRKPSRAAALKGYADFLKEVKARIRAAQIKATLSVNRELIFLYWEIGRRLDTAQKRQGWGAAVIPRLARDLQNDLPEVKGFSERNIGRMLAFFREYPELDSFLPQPVAIISANRSLPQPVAESPTGNRDVAMIESLLPALPWGHNMLLMEKAKDRGVRLWYAKKTLENGWSRNVLSLMIKSRAHERQGKATTNFDFKLPPIQSDLAKQALKDPYLFDFLTLEQPFREHELETSLVCHLEKFLLELGSGFAFVGRQVRLEVGNEEFYLDLLFYHLKLRCFVVIELKTGPFKADYAGKMNFYLNVVDDRLRHPSDHPSIGLILCQDRNKVLAEYALRGMTKAIGVSEYQLTRALPKELKSSLPSIEEIEAEMSDARPMRNQARKRRSSGGTGGRG; encoded by the coding sequence ATGACGAAACCGGATCGTAAGCCTTCCCGGGCGGCCGCTCTCAAAGGGTATGCAGATTTTCTCAAAGAGGTGAAGGCGCGTATCCGTGCAGCGCAGATTAAGGCGACGCTATCCGTCAACCGGGAGTTGATCTTTCTTTACTGGGAGATCGGCCGCCGTCTGGATACCGCGCAGAAACGCCAGGGGTGGGGCGCTGCCGTGATTCCTCGTCTGGCGAGGGACCTTCAGAACGACCTGCCTGAGGTAAAGGGATTTTCGGAGCGCAACATCGGCAGGATGTTGGCCTTCTTCAGAGAATATCCCGAGTTGGATTCATTTTTGCCACAGCCTGTGGCAATAATCTCGGCCAACCGGTCCTTGCCACAACCTGTGGCAGAAAGTCCAACTGGCAACCGCGATGTTGCGATGATCGAGTCGTTGTTGCCTGCCCTACCATGGGGACACAACATGCTGCTCATGGAAAAAGCAAAAGACCGCGGTGTGCGTTTATGGTATGCGAAAAAGACGCTGGAAAACGGCTGGAGCCGGAACGTCCTGAGCCTGATGATCAAAAGCCGCGCCCATGAACGGCAAGGAAAGGCGACCACCAATTTCGACTTCAAGTTGCCTCCTATTCAATCGGATTTGGCCAAGCAAGCCCTGAAAGATCCTTATCTCTTTGACTTCCTCACGCTTGAACAGCCTTTCCGCGAACATGAATTGGAAACCAGCCTCGTCTGCCATCTTGAAAAATTCCTCTTGGAACTTGGCTCGGGGTTTGCTTTCGTCGGCAGGCAGGTTCGTTTAGAAGTCGGTAACGAGGAGTTCTATCTCGATCTACTTTTCTATCATCTCAAGCTTCGCTGTTTTGTGGTCATTGAACTGAAGACCGGACCGTTTAAGGCGGATTATGCCGGCAAGATGAACTTCTATCTGAATGTGGTGGATGATCGCTTGCGGCACCCGTCAGATCACCCCAGCATCGGTCTGATCCTGTGCCAGGATAGAAACAAGGTTCTTGCCGAATACGCTCTGCGCGGAATGACTAAGGCTATCGGCGTATCGGAATACCAACTTACCCGCGCCCTGCCCAAAGAGCTCAAGTCCAGCCTGCCTTCGATTGAGGAGATCGAGGCGGAGATGTCAGACGCCAGGCCGATGCGAAACCAGGCACGAAAAAGACGCAGCTCCGGTGGAACCGGGGGACGAGGATGA
- a CDS encoding adenylosuccinate synthase, which yields MANVIVVGTQWGDEGKGKIVDLLSEYFDAVARYQGGTNAGHTVVVGEEKIVLHLVPSGVLRKGRVCILGNGVVIDLTALIQEMDQLSTLHVKIEENFFISKNAHLVLPYHRILDAEQERLREGRQIGTTRRGIGPAYVDKMARSGIRVGDLTDQKLFRGRLRTNLEEKRAQFPHHQELQELDHEKMAAEQLEQFERVRGFVTDTSLVIHDLIKTGKRVLFEGAQGTLLDVDLGTYPYVTSSSATAGGACIGTGVSPLVIDGVLGVTKAYTTRVGEGPMPTELTDGIGQMLQTRGQEFGATTGRPRRCGWFDAMAVRYSARINGLSALALMKLDVLDACESVRICTGYRWGGETLREFPNEIGVLQACEPIYEEVPGWNESIAGITSYKYLPARCRAYIERIEGLTGVRVGLISTGPRRDQTILRSIPALRQWGLLR from the coding sequence ATGGCTAACGTAATCGTTGTCGGGACGCAGTGGGGCGACGAAGGGAAGGGGAAGATCGTTGATCTCCTCTCGGAGTATTTCGACGCGGTGGCCCGGTATCAGGGTGGGACCAATGCGGGCCACACGGTTGTGGTAGGGGAGGAGAAGATTGTCCTGCATCTGGTCCCGTCGGGCGTCCTGAGGAAGGGGAGGGTCTGCATCCTGGGGAACGGCGTGGTGATCGATCTGACCGCGCTGATTCAGGAGATGGATCAACTGAGCACGCTGCACGTCAAGATCGAGGAGAATTTCTTCATCAGCAAGAACGCCCATCTGGTGCTCCCCTACCATAGGATCCTGGACGCCGAACAGGAGCGGCTCCGCGAGGGCCGGCAGATCGGAACGACCAGGCGCGGGATCGGGCCGGCCTATGTCGATAAGATGGCGAGGTCAGGGATCCGGGTGGGTGATCTGACCGACCAGAAACTGTTCCGGGGCCGACTCCGCACCAACCTTGAGGAGAAACGGGCCCAGTTCCCTCACCATCAGGAACTGCAGGAGTTGGATCACGAAAAGATGGCGGCGGAGCAACTCGAACAGTTCGAGCGCGTGCGCGGCTTTGTGACGGATACCTCCCTCGTAATTCACGACCTGATCAAAACCGGCAAGCGTGTCCTGTTCGAGGGGGCGCAGGGGACCCTGCTGGATGTCGATCTTGGCACCTACCCCTACGTCACCTCGTCGAGCGCGACGGCCGGAGGCGCCTGCATCGGGACCGGGGTGAGCCCGTTGGTCATCGACGGCGTCCTCGGCGTGACCAAGGCCTACACGACGCGTGTCGGCGAGGGGCCGATGCCGACGGAGCTGACGGACGGCATCGGTCAGATGCTGCAAACGCGCGGACAGGAGTTCGGGGCCACGACGGGGCGTCCGAGGCGTTGCGGCTGGTTCGACGCCATGGCCGTCCGGTACAGCGCCCGGATCAACGGTCTCTCCGCCCTCGCCCTCATGAAGCTGGACGTCCTGGATGCCTGCGAGTCGGTCCGGATCTGCACGGGCTACCGGTGGGGCGGCGAGACCCTGCGGGAATTTCCGAACGAAATCGGCGTGCTGCAGGCGTGCGAACCGATCTATGAAGAGGTGCCGGGTTGGAATGAGAGCATTGCCGGCATCACCTCATACAAATATCTACCGGCCAGGTGCCGGGCCTATATCGAACGGATTGAGGGGCTGACCGGGGTCCGGGTCGGGCTCATCTCGACGGGGCCGCGACGCGACCAGACAATCCTTCGCTCGATACCGGCCTTGCGACAGTGGGGGCTTCTGCGCTAA